The Bremerella cremea sequence CAGGTACTGAACCAGTGCTTCGTCGGGAACGCACTGTTTTCCGGGATCACCGCCACTATGGACGTTACGGATATTTACTAAAAGAACAAAGCAATCTTCCGGCTTGAGTTGCTCTAGCTTAATAACAGGGGATGCGAAGTCTTGCTGCCCTTCGCTCGCAAATCGATTCGGAGCCAACCGCGTTGCCAATGCCTCGTAGCTGTACAATCCCCGCCGAGGATCTTCCATGCATTCATCCGTGCCCGCAAACAGAAACGCCAAGCCTTCCACTCGCCCCTGAAGGCAATCGTTGATAATCCTAAGAATGGCTTCGTAATTCCGATTCCTTGCAGAGGTATTGGAAAGTCGATGTGACAGCACAACTAGCTCGTCAATGTTTACCATCAGTCCGGCGTAGCCGACGATGCGTACGAAGGAGGCAAACAGTTTCAAATAGTCGTAGAAACCGGCGTCATCAATGATAGATCTAACGCCGAGTTCTTCTCGAGCCTCCGTTTTTGTGCGGTATTCGGCCCGCAACCAACGAAGAGCAGCCCCTTGCAGCACCTCGTTGTGAGCCAAATACCCTTCGTAATACTTCGTCATTACCGTAACGAAGTCGAAGCCGCTCACCAAGTCTTGCAAGGGACGAAGTCTCTTGCCAAATTCTTTCTTGACATCCTCATCGGTTCCTCCCCCTGAGCGAATTTCATGGTCCACTTCGCCGATCCAACGCTCCACAACATTGGCCAGGGCGTTTCCATCTGGCCGTGACCGCGTTGATAGGTTTCGCATTAGCTCACTGAAGAGCGATTGAGCTTGTCCCCCTGTACCATACAGACGCCGTTCCGTCGTGATGTCCGCTTGGGCAACGACGAATTTTCGTTGCTGAGCAACGCTGCGAATAAGATTAAGAAAGAACGTTTTGCCGCTACCATACCTTCCGACAACAAACCGAACTGATGCAGCACCTTCTTCGACAAGTTTCAAATCGCTAATCAGAGCATCAACTTCGCGAAGGCGACCGACCTGGATATGTTGGAGGCCAATTGCTGGCACTACCCCAGCACCTAAAGACTGAAGAATAGCATTTCGTTCACGAGCGGGTATCTTCTTCACGTTAGTTGATCTCCTCC is a genomic window containing:
- a CDS encoding ATP-binding protein — its product is MKKIPARERNAILQSLGAGVVPAIGLQHIQVGRLREVDALISDLKLVEEGAASVRFVVGRYGSGKTFFLNLIRSVAQQRKFVVAQADITTERRLYGTGGQAQSLFSELMRNLSTRSRPDGNALANVVERWIGEVDHEIRSGGGTDEDVKKEFGKRLRPLQDLVSGFDFVTVMTKYYEGYLAHNEVLQGAALRWLRAEYRTKTEAREELGVRSIIDDAGFYDYLKLFASFVRIVGYAGLMVNIDELVVLSHRLSNTSARNRNYEAILRIINDCLQGRVEGLAFLFAGTDECMEDPRRGLYSYEALATRLAPNRFASEGQQDFASPVIKLEQLKPEDCFVLLVNIRNVHSGGDPGKQCVPDEALVQYLKGSQSQMGAEYFQRPRDIAKGFVGLINMVEQYPAKTWQDHLGDFSYPQLDDSPDYSIDDEVEFHGDDEMSGFKL